One Tursiops truncatus isolate mTurTru1 chromosome 3, mTurTru1.mat.Y, whole genome shotgun sequence DNA segment encodes these proteins:
- the STX10 gene encoding syntaxin-10 isoform X2: MSLEDPFFVVRGEVQKAVNTARGLYQRWCELLHEGAAVGREELDWTTNELRNGLRSIEWDLEDLEETIGIVEANPGKFKLPAGDLQERKVFVERMREAVQMLTGKPATLKSTSDLLDASVVSTTSRYIEEQQATQQLIMDQQDQQLEMVSGSIQVLKHMSGRVGEELNEQGIMLDTFAHEMDHTQSRMDGVLRKMAKVSHMTSDRRQWCAIVVLLGVLLLALILFFSL, encoded by the exons ATGTCGCTCGAAGATCCGTTTTTTGTAGTCCGAGG CGAGGTGCAGAAGGCGGTGAACACGGCCCGCGGGCTTTACCAGCGGTGGTGCGAGCTTCTGCATGAGGGCGCGGCGGTCGGACGCGAGGAGCTGGACTGGACGACCAATGAGCTGCGGAATGGCCTGCGCAGCATCGAGTGGGACCTCGAGGACCTGGAGGAGACCATCG GCATAGTGGAAGCCAACCCAGGCAAGTTCAAGCTCCCAGCTGGAGACCTGCAGGAGAGAAAGGTGTTTGTGGAGAGGATGCGGGAAGCAGTCCAG ATGCTGACAGGCAAGCCAGCCACCCTGAAGTCAACCAGCGACTTGCTGGACGCCAGTGTGGTCTCAACCACCTCTCGCTACATTGAAGAGCagcaggccacacagcag CTGATCATGGACCAGCAGGACCAACAACTGGAAATGGTGTCTGGGAGTATCCAGGTTCTGAAACACATGTCCGGCCGCGTCGGGGAGGAGCTAAATGAGCAGGGCAT TATGCTGGACACCTTTGCTCATGAGATGGACCACACCCAGTCCCGGATGGATGGGGTCCTCAGGAAGATGGCCAAAGTATCCCACATGACCAGTG ACCGCCGACAGTGGTGTGCCATTGTGGTGCTGCTGGGGGTGCTTCTCCTGGCCCTCATCCTGTTCTTCTCTCTCTGA
- the STX10 gene encoding syntaxin-10 isoform X1: MSLEDPFFVVRGEVQKAVNTARGLYQRWCELLHEGAAVGREELDWTTNELRNGLRSIEWDLEDLEETIGIVEANPGKFKLPAGDLQERKVFVERMREAVQEMKDHMVSPAAIAFMERNNREMLTGKPATLKSTSDLLDASVVSTTSRYIEEQQATQQLIMDQQDQQLEMVSGSIQVLKHMSGRVGEELNEQGIMLDTFAHEMDHTQSRMDGVLRKMAKVSHMTSDRRQWCAIVVLLGVLLLALILFFSL; the protein is encoded by the exons ATGTCGCTCGAAGATCCGTTTTTTGTAGTCCGAGG CGAGGTGCAGAAGGCGGTGAACACGGCCCGCGGGCTTTACCAGCGGTGGTGCGAGCTTCTGCATGAGGGCGCGGCGGTCGGACGCGAGGAGCTGGACTGGACGACCAATGAGCTGCGGAATGGCCTGCGCAGCATCGAGTGGGACCTCGAGGACCTGGAGGAGACCATCG GCATAGTGGAAGCCAACCCAGGCAAGTTCAAGCTCCCAGCTGGAGACCTGCAGGAGAGAAAGGTGTTTGTGGAGAGGATGCGGGAAGCAGTCCAG GAAATGAAGGACCATATGGTCAGCCCCGCAGCCATAGCCTTCATGGAGAGGAATAATAGAGAG ATGCTGACAGGCAAGCCAGCCACCCTGAAGTCAACCAGCGACTTGCTGGACGCCAGTGTGGTCTCAACCACCTCTCGCTACATTGAAGAGCagcaggccacacagcag CTGATCATGGACCAGCAGGACCAACAACTGGAAATGGTGTCTGGGAGTATCCAGGTTCTGAAACACATGTCCGGCCGCGTCGGGGAGGAGCTAAATGAGCAGGGCAT TATGCTGGACACCTTTGCTCATGAGATGGACCACACCCAGTCCCGGATGGATGGGGTCCTCAGGAAGATGGCCAAAGTATCCCACATGACCAGTG ACCGCCGACAGTGGTGTGCCATTGTGGTGCTGCTGGGGGTGCTTCTCCTGGCCCTCATCCTGTTCTTCTCTCTCTGA
- the STX10 gene encoding syntaxin-10 isoform X3, with product MSLEDPFFVVRGEVQKAVNTARGLYQRWCELLHEGAAVGREELDWTTNELRNGLRSIEWDLEDLEETIGIVEANPGKFKLPAGDLQERKVFVERMREAVQEMKDHMVSPAAIAFMERNNREMLTGKPATLKSTSDLLDASVVSTTSRYIEEQQATQQLIMDQQDQQLEMVSGSIQVLKHMSGRVGEELNEQVCWTPLLMRWTTPSPGWMGSSGRWPKYPT from the exons ATGTCGCTCGAAGATCCGTTTTTTGTAGTCCGAGG CGAGGTGCAGAAGGCGGTGAACACGGCCCGCGGGCTTTACCAGCGGTGGTGCGAGCTTCTGCATGAGGGCGCGGCGGTCGGACGCGAGGAGCTGGACTGGACGACCAATGAGCTGCGGAATGGCCTGCGCAGCATCGAGTGGGACCTCGAGGACCTGGAGGAGACCATCG GCATAGTGGAAGCCAACCCAGGCAAGTTCAAGCTCCCAGCTGGAGACCTGCAGGAGAGAAAGGTGTTTGTGGAGAGGATGCGGGAAGCAGTCCAG GAAATGAAGGACCATATGGTCAGCCCCGCAGCCATAGCCTTCATGGAGAGGAATAATAGAGAG ATGCTGACAGGCAAGCCAGCCACCCTGAAGTCAACCAGCGACTTGCTGGACGCCAGTGTGGTCTCAACCACCTCTCGCTACATTGAAGAGCagcaggccacacagcag CTGATCATGGACCAGCAGGACCAACAACTGGAAATGGTGTCTGGGAGTATCCAGGTTCTGAAACACATGTCCGGCCGCGTCGGGGAGGAGCTAAATGAGCAGG TATGCTGGACACCTTTGCTCATGAGATGGACCACACCCAGTCCCGGATGGATGGGGTCCTCAGGAAGATGGCCAAAGTATCCCACATGA
- the IER2 gene encoding immediate early response gene 2 protein has translation MEVQKEAQRIMTLSVWKMYHSRMQRGGLRLHRSLQLSLVMRSARELYLSAKVEAQEPEVPLPPARSPDPCLHPPREAEAAAEVAPCDGEQPSPEPMDTQETPRAEETPARSAQRPAKVSRKRRSCSLSDGGDAALVPSKKARLEEEEEEERASSDVLDRLQPPPAQAEGAFPNLARVLQRRFSGLLTCSPAAPPTAPPACEAKPACRPADNMLNVLVRAVVAF, from the coding sequence ATGGAAGTGCAGAAGGAGGCGCAACGCATCATGACCCTGTCGGTGTGGAAGATGTACCATTCGCGCATGCAGCGCGGTGGCCTGCGGCTGCACCGGAGTCTGCAGCTGTCGCTGGTCATGCGCAGCGCCCGGGAGCTCTACCTCTCGGCCAAGGTGGAAGCCCAGGAGCCCGAGGTGCCCTTGCCGCCCGCCCGCTCCCCTGACCCTTGTCTGCACCCGCCGCGGGAAGCGGAAGCCGCAGCAGAGGTAGCGCCCTGCGACGGTGAGCAGCCCTCTCCGGAACCCATGGACACGCAGGAGACACCGAGAGCGGAGGAGACCCCTGCCCGCAGTGCCCAGCGCCCCGCCAAAGTCAGCCGCAAGCGGCGGAGCTGCAGCCTGAGCGACGGTGGGGACGCTGCACTGGTCCCGAGTAAGAAAGCCCGcctagaagaagaggaggaggaggaaagggccTCTTCGGACGTCCTTGATCGCCTGCAGCCCCCTCCGGCGCAAGCGGAGGGCGCATTCCCCAACCTGGCGCGTGTCCTGCAGAGGCGCTTCTCCGGCCTCCTGACCTGCAGCCCCGCCGCGCCCCCGACGGCGCCGCCGGCGTGCGAGGCGAAGCCGGCTTGCCGCCCGGCGGACAATATGCTGAACGTGCTGGTGCGGGCCGTGGTGGCCTTCTGA